The following proteins are co-located in the Microcystis wesenbergii NRERC-220 genome:
- a CDS encoding ATP-binding protein, whose amino-acid sequence MSFASTLYLCPILDLLTASIPEELEPEIRLGLQEALVNAAKHGNHLDPSKTVVVHFSSSKDEYSWVITDEGCGFTPRCPHHGCSCDCPNFPPEEAENGRGLCMLYQIFDQVHWNQKGTQLKLCKQIKQERWFN is encoded by the coding sequence ATGAGTTTCGCTTCCACCTTGTATCTTTGTCCGATTTTAGATTTATTGACCGCTAGTATTCCCGAAGAATTAGAACCAGAAATTAGATTAGGATTGCAAGAAGCTTTAGTTAATGCCGCTAAACACGGCAATCATCTCGATCCCAGCAAAACCGTGGTCGTTCACTTTTCCAGCAGTAAAGACGAGTATTCTTGGGTAATTACCGACGAAGGTTGTGGATTTACCCCCCGTTGTCCCCATCATGGCTGTAGTTGCGATTGCCCCAATTTTCCCCCCGAAGAAGCGGAAAATGGCCGAGGACTGTGTATGTTATATCAAATCTTCGACCAAGTTCACTGGAATCAAAAAGGAACCCAACTGAAACTTTGTAAACAAATTAAACAGGAACGCTGGTTTAATTAA
- a CDS encoding DUF6439 family protein has product MIPSPVSSPSQTLDHLSTLELARILAERLAIAPIDWHRLKANRNARAAEQLGTALVFLLDNQPEEALPRLQQATGWLDRSISAPPCPSHGHGH; this is encoded by the coding sequence ATGATTCCATCCCCTGTCTCCTCCCCATCTCAGACTCTTGATCATCTATCTACCCTGGAATTGGCGCGGATTTTGGCGGAACGTTTGGCGATCGCACCGATTGACTGGCATCGTCTGAAAGCCAATCGTAATGCTCGGGCTGCTGAACAATTAGGGACGGCTTTGGTGTTTTTATTAGATAATCAGCCAGAAGAAGCACTTCCTCGGCTACAACAGGCTACAGGCTGGCTCGATCGCTCGATTTCTGCTCCTCCCTGTCCTTCTCACGGTCACGGTCATTAA
- a CDS encoding DUF2203 domain-containing protein, whose amino-acid sequence MSLEENPYPNDESAEFTQAIEEVEAAIATLKDRYRQINEAEQQKKDLEAQFSQIEPQWRENPLPELEKELAQIREQIQELEVILESNLLKEGELKRLFWEGIRRGLLGEVFWQIVRFGGIGVLLGWILRSFTG is encoded by the coding sequence ATGTCCTTAGAAGAAAACCCGTACCCTAACGATGAATCGGCAGAATTTACCCAAGCGATTGAAGAAGTCGAAGCGGCGATCGCAACACTAAAAGACCGTTATCGACAGATCAACGAAGCAGAACAGCAAAAAAAAGACCTAGAGGCACAATTTAGTCAAATAGAACCCCAATGGCGCGAAAATCCCCTACCTGAACTAGAAAAGGAATTGGCACAAATTCGCGAACAGATTCAAGAATTAGAGGTAATTTTAGAAAGCAATTTACTCAAAGAAGGAGAATTAAAGCGCCTATTCTGGGAAGGAATCCGTCGCGGACTGCTGGGGGAAGTTTTTTGGCAAATTGTCCGCTTTGGTGGTATCGGAGTCTTACTGGGTTGGATTCTGCGATCCTTTACGGGGTGA
- the metK gene encoding methionine adenosyltransferase: MSKRYLFTSESVTEGHPDKICDQISDTILDALLSQDDHSRVAAEVVVNTGLVLITGEITSKAQVHFVDLVRKKIAEIGYINADNGFSSNSCTVLVALDEQSPDISQGVTAAQENRELLSNDELDKIGAGDQGIVFGFACNETPEFMPLPISLAHRIARRLAAVRKTGELSYLRPDGKTQVSVIYEDGRPVGIDTILVSTQHDATIGDITDNDLVQQKIKSDLWEAVVQPVFSDLEIKPDANTRYLVNPTGKFVIGGPQGDAGLTGRKIIVDTYGGYSRHGGGAFSGKDPTKVDRSAAYACRYVAKNIVAAGLADKCEIQVGYAIGVARPVSLFVETFGTGKVADDVILDLINKYFELRPAGIIQTFNLRGLPSERGERFYQDVAAYGHFGRNDLDLPWEKTDKAAILKEALTSAVV; the protein is encoded by the coding sequence TTGTCTAAACGTTATTTGTTCACCTCCGAATCGGTTACAGAGGGACATCCCGATAAAATTTGTGACCAGATTTCTGATACTATTCTCGATGCTCTGTTATCCCAAGATGACCACAGTCGTGTAGCGGCTGAAGTGGTTGTCAATACAGGGTTAGTCTTGATTACTGGTGAAATCACCTCGAAAGCACAGGTTCATTTCGTCGATTTAGTTCGCAAGAAAATCGCTGAAATCGGCTATATCAACGCAGATAACGGTTTTTCCTCGAATAGTTGCACCGTTTTAGTCGCTTTAGACGAACAATCTCCCGATATTTCCCAGGGTGTCACGGCCGCTCAGGAAAATCGCGAACTTCTCAGCAATGATGAACTCGATAAAATTGGTGCGGGAGACCAGGGTATTGTCTTCGGTTTCGCTTGCAATGAAACCCCCGAATTTATGCCCTTACCGATTAGTTTAGCCCACCGCATCGCTCGCCGTTTAGCGGCAGTCAGAAAAACGGGTGAACTGTCCTATCTGCGTCCCGACGGTAAAACGCAAGTATCGGTCATTTATGAAGATGGTCGTCCCGTGGGTATCGATACTATCCTGGTTTCTACCCAACACGATGCTACTATCGGCGATATCACCGATAATGATCTCGTCCAACAAAAGATTAAAAGTGATCTCTGGGAAGCGGTAGTACAACCGGTCTTCAGTGATTTAGAGATTAAACCCGATGCCAATACCCGTTATCTGGTTAATCCCACCGGAAAATTCGTCATTGGTGGACCCCAAGGCGACGCGGGATTAACGGGACGGAAAATTATCGTCGATACCTACGGTGGCTATTCTCGTCACGGTGGCGGCGCTTTCTCTGGTAAGGATCCTACCAAAGTTGATCGCTCCGCGGCCTATGCTTGCCGTTATGTGGCCAAAAATATCGTCGCGGCTGGTTTGGCCGATAAGTGCGAGATTCAAGTGGGTTATGCGATTGGGGTAGCTCGTCCGGTGAGTCTCTTCGTGGAAACCTTTGGCACTGGCAAAGTCGCCGATGATGTGATTCTGGACTTAATCAATAAATACTTTGAACTCCGTCCGGCCGGCATTATCCAAACCTTTAACCTGCGCGGTTTACCCAGTGAAAGAGGCGAGCGTTTTTACCAAGATGTGGCCGCTTATGGTCATTTTGGTCGCAATGATCTCGATTTACCCTGGGAAAAAACCGATAAAGCCGCTATCCTCAAAGAAGCTTTGACTTCTGCGGTAGTATAG
- the pcrA gene encoding DNA helicase PcrA: MTVTADYLEQLNPSQRLAVEHFCGPLLVVAGAGSGKTSALTYRIAHLIRHHGVDPENILAVTFTNKAAREMKTRIEKTFAQQKAQEKYGQRLELLEEYEQKKLFSQVYRNYTKKLWIGTFHSLCGRILRYDINKYQDEYGHSWQRNFSIMDESDAQSLVKNIVTKQMNLDDKKFDARNLRYAISNAKNLGLTPRDYARENPHFRGKVISEVYQAYQMQLAQNNALDFDDLILVPVRLFQQNESILGYWHTQFKHILVDEYQDTNRIQYELIRLLSTNGETKKSEWNWTDRSIFVVGDADQSIYSFRMADFTILLNFQADFGDGLPDDDTRTMVKLQENYRSRENILQAANKLIEKNSQRIDKVLVPTREGGESIYVFKARDEQEEASFVIDKIREFNQENPELNWGSFAILYRINAQSRPFEDGLIRNNIPYNIVGGFKFYDRQEIKDAIAYLRVIANPADTVSLLRIINTPRRGIGKTTIDNLLKAAQELGVPLWEIISDETSVNTLAGRATKSINKLAKIIQNLQEKITDLSASEILDQIMEDSGYIDELKQQGTEEADTRIENIQELYTAVVQFQEENEETNLQEFLANASLASDLDNLQEGQEKVSLMTLHSAKGLEFPIVFLVGLEQGIFPHNRSLNDPIALEEERRLCYVGVTRAKEQLFLTYAKERYVWGNKEMKVASQFLQELPPELLTSNLKPKKTPKVVPIQTTASNQRKWGVGDRVLHSTFGEGEVTHILGEGKKMNLAVKFSGLGQKIIDPRTAPMQLIHE; encoded by the coding sequence ATGACAGTCACAGCCGATTATTTAGAACAACTCAATCCTTCCCAGCGCCTTGCTGTCGAGCATTTTTGCGGCCCCCTGTTGGTGGTTGCCGGGGCAGGATCGGGAAAAACCAGCGCTTTAACCTATCGTATCGCCCATTTGATCCGTCATCACGGGGTCGATCCGGAAAATATTCTCGCGGTCACTTTTACCAATAAGGCAGCCCGGGAAATGAAAACTAGGATTGAAAAAACTTTTGCTCAACAAAAAGCACAGGAAAAATACGGTCAAAGATTAGAACTTTTGGAAGAATACGAACAGAAAAAACTCTTTTCTCAAGTTTATCGGAATTATACTAAAAAACTCTGGATCGGGACTTTTCACAGTCTTTGCGGTCGGATTTTGCGCTATGACATTAATAAATATCAGGATGAATATGGTCATAGTTGGCAAAGGAATTTCTCAATTATGGACGAATCTGATGCCCAGAGTTTGGTGAAAAATATCGTCACTAAACAAATGAATTTAGACGATAAAAAATTTGACGCTCGCAATCTACGTTATGCGATTAGTAATGCCAAAAATTTAGGTTTAACCCCCAGGGATTACGCCAGAGAAAACCCTCATTTTCGGGGAAAGGTCATTTCTGAGGTTTATCAGGCTTATCAGATGCAATTGGCACAAAATAATGCCCTAGATTTTGATGATTTGATACTGGTTCCAGTCCGTCTTTTTCAGCAAAATGAATCTATTCTCGGTTATTGGCACACGCAATTTAAACATATTTTAGTCGATGAATACCAAGATACTAACCGGATTCAGTACGAGTTAATTCGGCTTTTGTCCACCAATGGTGAAACGAAAAAAAGTGAGTGGAATTGGACGGATCGATCGATTTTTGTGGTGGGTGATGCCGACCAATCTATCTATAGTTTTCGGATGGCAGATTTTACTATTCTGCTCAATTTTCAAGCGGACTTTGGCGATGGTTTACCCGATGATGATACTCGCACGATGGTGAAACTACAGGAAAACTATCGTTCACGGGAAAATATTCTGCAAGCGGCAAATAAATTAATTGAAAAGAATAGTCAAAGAATTGATAAAGTCCTTGTTCCCACCAGAGAAGGAGGCGAGAGTATCTATGTTTTTAAAGCCAGAGATGAACAGGAAGAAGCATCTTTTGTTATCGATAAAATTCGAGAATTTAACCAAGAAAACCCCGAATTAAATTGGGGTAGTTTTGCCATTCTCTACCGAATTAATGCCCAATCTCGCCCCTTTGAAGATGGGTTAATTCGCAATAATATCCCCTATAATATTGTCGGGGGATTTAAATTTTATGATCGACAGGAGATTAAAGATGCGATCGCTTATTTACGAGTGATTGCCAATCCTGCTGATACCGTTAGTTTACTGAGAATTATTAACACTCCCCGGCGCGGTATTGGTAAAACCACAATCGATAATTTGCTCAAAGCTGCCCAAGAATTAGGAGTACCTTTATGGGAAATTATCAGCGATGAAACTTCCGTTAATACTCTCGCCGGTCGTGCCACTAAAAGCATCAATAAGTTAGCGAAAATTATCCAAAATCTGCAAGAAAAAATCACCGATTTATCCGCTAGTGAAATCCTAGATCAAATCATGGAAGATTCGGGATATATTGATGAATTAAAACAGCAGGGAACCGAGGAAGCTGATACCCGCATCGAAAATATCCAAGAACTTTATACCGCCGTGGTACAATTCCAAGAGGAAAACGAAGAAACCAATCTCCAGGAATTTCTCGCTAATGCTAGTTTAGCCTCGGACTTAGATAATCTTCAGGAAGGTCAAGAAAAAGTCTCCTTAATGACCCTTCATTCCGCCAAGGGTTTAGAGTTTCCTATCGTCTTTTTAGTCGGTTTAGAACAGGGCATTTTTCCCCATAATCGTAGTTTAAACGATCCCATTGCTCTTGAGGAAGAACGCCGTTTGTGTTATGTGGGAGTGACTCGGGCCAAGGAACAATTATTTTTAACCTACGCAAAAGAAAGATATGTCTGGGGGAATAAAGAGATGAAGGTAGCTTCCCAATTTTTGCAGGAATTGCCCCCAGAATTGCTCACAAGCAACCTGAAACCGAAAAAGACCCCAAAAGTGGTTCCCATTCAAACAACCGCCTCTAATCAAAGAAAATGGGGCGTAGGCGATCGAGTGTTACACTCTACTTTTGGAGAAGGAGAAGTGACCCATATCCTCGGTGAGGGTAAAAAAATGAATCTAGCGGTCAAATTTTCGGGTTTAGGTCAGAAAATCATCGATCCTCGCACCGCACCCATGCAACTTATCCACGAATAA
- a CDS encoding CAAD domain-containing protein has product MESMQPTETKNPIRTDLPGSLSKPSSSSTEQIWSEYVEPVWDSVMSYLANVPDYIGSFFSGYKKPLIVLGAILASFVTVKVTLAVLDAIDDIPLLAPILQLVGIVYTGWFVWRYLLKDENRRELLAEIDALKAQVFGSHNNPL; this is encoded by the coding sequence ATGGAATCAATGCAACCCACCGAGACCAAAAATCCGATTAGAACGGATTTACCCGGGTCTCTGAGCAAACCCAGCAGCAGCAGCACCGAACAGATTTGGTCTGAATATGTAGAACCAGTTTGGGATTCGGTGATGTCCTATCTGGCTAACGTCCCCGATTATATCGGTAGTTTCTTCTCTGGATACAAAAAACCTTTAATCGTTCTGGGGGCAATTTTGGCGAGTTTTGTCACCGTGAAAGTTACCCTAGCGGTTTTAGATGCGATCGATGATATTCCCCTCCTTGCTCCTATCCTACAATTAGTTGGGATCGTTTACACTGGTTGGTTTGTCTGGCGCTATCTGCTCAAAGATGAAAATCGTCGCGAGTTATTAGCCGAAATTGATGCACTAAAAGCGCAAGTTTTTGGCAGTCACAATAATCCTTTATAG
- a CDS encoding CBS domain-containing protein, which yields MVLMSLDTPLSWAPDLEKAIDRQPLTVPPTTSLADAIAMIGQAHSRLCLLTDDLSPLAPPAGEARVSCLLVVQGQELLGILTERDVVRLTAQGINLSETTVADVMIHPLITLPQQSAQDIFAALFLFRRYRIRHLPIVDDQGQLVGVISHESIRQILRPANLLRFRRVSDVMTTQVVQAPLTATVLQLAQLMAEHRVSCVVITQRNYEDNDYPVGIVTERDLVQFQAVQIDLHKTRAQTVMSTPLFLLNPEDSLWTAHQEMQKRRVGRLVVSWNWGRGLGIVTQTSLLRVFDPMEMYGVIENLQQTIQQLESERSPSPPSPPADLLPQRTRAPSQQDIAGDRELLLALLDNAYKDVKYMLANLDIVVEQRRSLLQSVLEKLEYLGREISS from the coding sequence ATGGTGCTGATGTCCCTCGACACACCTCTGAGTTGGGCCCCCGATCTGGAAAAAGCGATCGATCGCCAACCCTTGACGGTGCCGCCAACCACTTCTCTGGCAGATGCGATCGCCATGATCGGTCAGGCCCATAGCCGTCTGTGTTTACTCACCGATGACCTATCCCCTCTAGCTCCTCCGGCCGGAGAAGCGCGTGTTAGCTGTCTGCTGGTGGTGCAAGGGCAAGAGTTATTAGGAATTTTGACAGAACGGGATGTGGTGCGACTCACCGCTCAAGGGATTAACCTGTCCGAGACAACCGTTGCCGATGTGATGATACATCCCCTGATCACCTTGCCCCAGCAATCTGCTCAAGACATTTTTGCCGCCCTGTTTTTGTTTCGTCGCTACCGAATTCGCCATTTGCCGATTGTCGATGACCAAGGACAGTTGGTCGGGGTGATCTCCCATGAAAGTATTCGCCAGATATTGCGTCCGGCCAATCTGTTGCGGTTTCGTCGCGTATCGGATGTGATGACCACTCAAGTGGTACAGGCCCCACTCACCGCCACAGTCTTGCAATTGGCCCAGTTAATGGCGGAACATCGTGTCAGTTGTGTGGTGATCACCCAGAGAAATTACGAGGACAATGACTACCCGGTTGGTATTGTGACAGAGCGAGATCTTGTCCAGTTTCAAGCAGTTCAAATCGATCTGCACAAAACTAGGGCCCAGACGGTGATGAGTACGCCGTTATTTCTCCTCAACCCCGAGGATTCCCTGTGGACGGCCCATCAGGAAATGCAAAAACGGCGGGTGGGGCGTTTGGTGGTTTCTTGGAACTGGGGGCGGGGGTTGGGCATTGTTACACAAACCAGTCTGTTAAGGGTTTTTGACCCGATGGAAATGTATGGGGTGATTGAAAATTTACAACAAACGATTCAACAGCTAGAGTCCGAGCGATCGCCCTCCCCTCCTTCCCCACCAGCGGACTTATTACCCCAACGGACTCGCGCCCCATCGCAACAAGACATCGCAGGCGATCGCGAATTATTACTTGCCTTGCTGGACAATGCTTATAAAGACGTAAAGTATATGTTGGCTAACTTAGATATTGTCGTCGAGCAGCGGCGATCTTTGCTTCAATCTGTTCTAGAGAAGCTTGAGTACCTCGGTCGTGAAATTAGCTCTTAG
- a CDS encoding recombinase family protein, translated as MVLQVIALTSPMTATPSNDLSAWERLEQGRQAKASNGGYAGYGSPAFGQRSIDGELVDDPEECRVIELIRRHHKSGKSLQKIADWLNEQGYTTKRGLPWQRISVKRVLDRLYGKVSRISGVTLQADQNPEVLTPASGDAAPKTIRG; from the coding sequence ATGGTTTTGCAAGTTATTGCATTGACATCCCCTATGACAGCGACCCCTTCAAACGATTTATCTGCCTGGGAGCGGCTAGAACAAGGCAGACAAGCAAAAGCAAGCAACGGTGGTTATGCGGGCTACGGCTCCCCTGCCTTTGGACAACGATCGATCGATGGGGAATTAGTGGATGATCCGGAAGAGTGCCGGGTCATTGAACTGATTCGCCGTCATCACAAATCGGGGAAATCCTTGCAGAAGATCGCCGATTGGCTTAATGAACAGGGCTACACCACCAAACGCGGTCTACCATGGCAGCGTATTTCCGTAAAGCGGGTGCTGGATCGACTTTATGGAAAGGTGTCCAGAATTTCCGGAGTAACCCTTCAGGCCGACCAGAACCCAGAAGTACTCACCCCAGCGTCTGGTGATGCCGCCCCTAAAACCATTAGAGGCTGA
- the trxA gene encoding thioredoxin has product MGTATFIQDETEFDSLLKSESLLVVDCTATWCGPCKLVAPLIDRLADDYRDRAKVFKLDLDSNKPVAKRFGIRSIPAVMVFKQGKLIETLVGVKPYEEFTAAVERQL; this is encoded by the coding sequence ATGGGTACGGCTACATTTATTCAAGATGAAACTGAATTTGATTCCCTCTTAAAGAGTGAATCCCTGTTGGTGGTAGATTGCACGGCAACCTGGTGTGGCCCTTGCAAACTGGTGGCGCCGTTGATCGATCGATTGGCCGATGACTATCGCGATCGCGCCAAAGTCTTCAAACTTGACCTAGACAGTAACAAACCCGTGGCCAAACGCTTTGGGATTAGAAGTATTCCGGCGGTCATGGTATTTAAACAGGGGAAATTGATAGAAACATTAGTTGGGGTTAAACCCTATGAAGAATTTACGGCTGCGGTAGAACGACAATTATAG
- a CDS encoding CP12 domain-containing protein, producing MLQAQEIMTQNVVTIRGSATVADAVKLMKEKQLRGLIVEPRHEQDPYGIVTETDIVYKVAAFGHDPKTMRVYEIMVKPCVVVNPELGVEYVARLFAQTRIRRAPVIQGKTLLGIISVSDILFKSDFVEKPKRLFIEDEIEAAREDARTICAAKGETSPDCAAAWDVVEELQAEASHQRAKKQGNNSLQSYCEANPDALECRIYED from the coding sequence ATGCTGCAAGCTCAAGAAATTATGACCCAAAACGTTGTCACCATTCGTGGTTCGGCAACGGTTGCCGATGCCGTGAAATTGATGAAAGAAAAACAACTGCGGGGATTGATTGTCGAACCGCGCCATGAACAGGACCCTTATGGAATTGTCACTGAAACCGACATCGTTTACAAAGTGGCGGCCTTTGGCCACGATCCTAAAACTATGCGGGTTTACGAAATTATGGTTAAGCCCTGTGTGGTCGTCAATCCCGAACTGGGGGTGGAATATGTGGCTCGGTTATTTGCTCAAACCCGCATTCGCCGCGCCCCCGTGATTCAGGGCAAAACTTTGCTGGGCATTATTTCTGTCAGTGATATTCTCTTCAAGAGCGATTTTGTCGAAAAGCCAAAGCGGTTGTTCATTGAAGATGAAATTGAAGCGGCCCGGGAAGACGCGCGGACAATTTGTGCGGCCAAGGGTGAAACCTCTCCCGATTGCGCTGCGGCCTGGGATGTGGTTGAGGAACTCCAGGCGGAAGCCTCCCATCAACGGGCCAAAAAACAAGGGAATAACTCACTCCAGTCCTACTGCGAGGCTAATCCCGATGCCTTAGAGTGCCGCATTTATGAGGATTAA
- the groES gene encoding co-chaperone GroES: MAAVSINVTTVKPLGDRVFVKVSPSEERTAGGIFLPDAAKEKPQIGEVVTVGTGKRNDDGSRTPVEVGVGDKVLYSKYAGTDIKLGGEEYVLLSEKDILAVVS, translated from the coding sequence ATGGCTGCAGTCAGCATCAACGTAACTACTGTTAAACCCCTAGGCGATCGAGTTTTCGTTAAAGTTAGCCCCAGCGAAGAAAGAACCGCCGGTGGCATTTTTCTTCCCGATGCCGCTAAAGAAAAACCCCAAATCGGGGAAGTCGTGACCGTCGGCACTGGCAAACGCAACGATGACGGCAGCCGTACCCCTGTGGAAGTGGGTGTGGGTGACAAAGTTCTCTACTCCAAATATGCCGGAACCGATATCAAACTTGGTGGCGAAGAATACGTTCTCCTCTCCGAAAAAGACATTCTCGCCGTCGTTTCCTAA
- the groL gene encoding chaperonin GroEL (60 kDa chaperone family; promotes refolding of misfolded polypeptides especially under stressful conditions; forms two stacked rings of heptamers to form a barrel-shaped 14mer; ends can be capped by GroES; misfolded proteins enter the barrel where they are refolded when GroES binds) has protein sequence MAKSIIYNEDARRALEKGMDLLAEAVAVTLGPKGRNVVLEKKFGAPQIVNDGITIAKEIELEDHIENTGVALIRQAASKTNDVAGDGTTTATVLAHAIVKEGLRNVAAGANPISLKKGIDKAADFLVSQIAKHAKPVEDSKAIAQVGAISAGNDDEVGQMIASAMDKVGKEGVISLEEGKSMTTELEITEGMRFDKGYISPYFVTDTERMECVFEDPAILITDKKIGLVQDLVPILEQVARQGKPLVIIAEDIEKEALATLVVNRLRGVLNVTAVKAPGFGDRRKAMLEDIAVLTGGQVISEDAGLKLETTKIDSLGTARRITMNKDTTTIVAEGNDVAVKTRCEQIRRQIEETDSSYDKEKLQERLAKLAGGVAVIKVGAATETEMKDRKLRLEDAINATKAAVEEGIVPGGGTTLAHLAPQLETWAKETLHHEELTGALIVSRAIAAPLKRIAENAGQNGAVIAERVKEKPFNVGYNAATGEFSDMFEAGIVDPAKVTRSALQNAASIAGMVLTTECIVVDKPEKEKSAPPAGGGDFDY, from the coding sequence ATGGCTAAATCTATTATCTACAACGAAGATGCTCGTCGCGCCTTAGAAAAAGGCATGGATCTTCTGGCCGAAGCGGTGGCCGTCACCCTTGGCCCCAAAGGTCGTAACGTCGTCCTCGAAAAGAAATTTGGCGCGCCCCAAATCGTCAATGATGGCATCACCATCGCTAAAGAAATCGAACTGGAAGACCATATCGAGAACACCGGTGTGGCTTTAATTCGCCAAGCCGCATCAAAAACCAACGATGTAGCGGGGGATGGTACAACTACCGCCACCGTTCTCGCCCATGCTATCGTTAAAGAAGGTTTACGCAACGTCGCCGCCGGTGCTAACCCGATTTCTCTGAAAAAAGGGATCGATAAAGCTGCCGATTTCCTCGTCAGTCAAATCGCCAAACACGCGAAACCCGTAGAAGACTCCAAAGCGATCGCACAAGTGGGTGCTATCTCTGCCGGTAACGATGATGAAGTCGGTCAAATGATCGCCTCGGCCATGGATAAAGTCGGCAAAGAAGGCGTAATTTCCCTAGAAGAAGGGAAATCGATGACCACCGAACTAGAAATCACCGAAGGGATGCGTTTTGACAAAGGTTATATCTCTCCCTACTTTGTCACCGACACCGAACGCATGGAATGCGTTTTTGAGGATCCCGCTATTCTGATTACCGACAAAAAAATCGGTTTAGTACAGGATTTGGTTCCTATTCTCGAACAAGTGGCCCGTCAAGGTAAACCCCTAGTAATTATCGCCGAAGACATTGAAAAAGAAGCTTTGGCAACCCTAGTGGTTAACCGTCTGCGCGGTGTTCTTAACGTCACTGCGGTGAAAGCCCCTGGATTTGGCGATCGCAGAAAAGCGATGTTAGAAGATATCGCCGTCTTAACCGGTGGTCAAGTCATTAGCGAAGATGCGGGTTTAAAACTGGAAACCACCAAAATTGACAGCTTAGGTACGGCCCGTCGTATCACTATGAACAAAGATACCACCACCATCGTCGCCGAAGGCAACGACGTGGCAGTGAAAACCCGTTGTGAGCAAATTCGCCGTCAAATCGAGGAAACCGATTCTTCCTACGATAAAGAAAAACTGCAAGAACGTCTGGCTAAATTAGCCGGGGGTGTGGCAGTGATTAAAGTCGGCGCCGCTACCGAAACGGAAATGAAAGACCGCAAATTGCGCCTAGAAGACGCAATTAACGCCACTAAAGCAGCCGTAGAAGAAGGTATCGTCCCCGGGGGTGGTACTACTTTAGCTCACCTCGCTCCCCAATTGGAAACCTGGGCCAAAGAAACCCTACACCATGAAGAATTAACCGGCGCTTTAATCGTTTCTCGCGCCATTGCTGCCCCCTTAAAACGGATCGCTGAAAATGCCGGCCAAAACGGTGCAGTTATTGCCGAACGGGTGAAAGAAAAGCCCTTTAATGTCGGTTATAATGCCGCTACCGGTGAGTTCTCCGATATGTTTGAGGCGGGTATCGTTGACCCCGCTAAAGTGACTCGTTCTGCCCTACAAAATGCCGCTTCTATCGCCGGTATGGTTTTAACTACCGAGTGTATTGTGGTGGATAAACCGGAAAAAGAAAAATCCGCTCCTCCCGCCGGCGGTGGTGACTTCGACTATTAA
- a CDS encoding choice-of-anchor R domain-containing protein codes for MGNLPPTDDNSSTPITTNEIKALAFTLPAGNNYSLDNVILRLENYGSGDVPLVQIRNDVGGSDPGSTVLASFTNPTPQGVGVFNYTFTPTGPLTFTAGTKYWLYVTVTSGSFDWRGSSPNKTPTGIATPSGAQVSNNSGGSFNNSTTLNSFQINATEITGPVASTPEPSAIAALSLFGLGLLGVKGRRNEG; via the coding sequence ATCGGGAATCTCCCGCCAACGGATGATAATTCGTCCACTCCGATTACCACCAATGAGATAAAAGCGCTCGCCTTTACCCTACCCGCGGGTAACAATTACAGCCTCGACAACGTGATCCTGCGACTCGAGAACTACGGGAGTGGAGATGTTCCTCTCGTCCAGATCCGCAATGATGTCGGGGGTAGCGATCCGGGCAGTACCGTCCTCGCCAGTTTCACCAATCCCACCCCTCAAGGAGTGGGAGTCTTTAACTACACCTTCACTCCCACTGGCCCCCTCACGTTTACCGCCGGTACTAAATACTGGTTATACGTTACCGTTACCAGTGGAAGTTTCGACTGGCGCGGCTCTAGTCCTAACAAAACCCCGACGGGCATCGCCACGCCATCGGGAGCCCAGGTTAGTAATAACAGTGGAGGGAGTTTCAATAACAGTACCACTTTAAACAGTTTCCAGATCAACGCGACCGAGATAACCGGTCCGGTGGCCAGCACTCCCGAACCCAGTGCGATCGCCGCGTTGTCCCTGTTCGGATTGGGTTTACTGGGGGTTAAAGGTCGTCGGAACGAGGGATAA